A DNA window from Polyodon spathula isolate WHYD16114869_AA chromosome 34, ASM1765450v1, whole genome shotgun sequence contains the following coding sequences:
- the LOC121303611 gene encoding probable G-protein coupled receptor 83: MDSPVPFSNKWFKLRFQNRTYRETVYQDFNTSFFSNLSLQEASDVMALLYAGSDTQKTVLIVAYSLIIIFSVIGNLMVCQIVVEKRMYTASGLFIFNLALANLMLTLLNTPFTLARFVSSTWDFGKAMCHISSFTQYCYLHVSIFTLTAIMMEIYQRIMHPLKLHATAAQGIICISFIWIMASCFSLPHTIYQKLVHFDLGQNNTRQLCLPDFPAPSDLYCKYLDLVTFIILYVVPLLVITVAYTIVRKRLWWHNDVEDDTCEMWRHEQKSVMALMLVVLVFAVCWFPLNCFLVLSSSKVISVNNTLYSAFHWLAMSSTCYNPFIYCWLNNKFRTGFKSLLQICAWERDPGQVALPVVSLEEGRRMAWPEAEGRRMSNVDLGRPHPSTSRMMSEVHGLGIEMGRIGGSSSAETE; the protein is encoded by the exons ATGGATTCGCCCGTGCCTTTCTCCAACAAGTGGTTTAAACTTCGGTTCCAGAATCGCACCTACCGGGAGACGGTCTATCAGGATTTCAACACGTCCTTCTTCAGCAACTTGTCTTTGCAGGAGGCCAGCGATGTGATGGCTTTACTGTATGCGGGCAGCGACACACAGAAGACCGTGCTAATTGTCGCCTACTCGCTCATCATTATCTTCTCGGTGATCGGAAACCTGATGGTGTGCCAAATCGTGGTCGAGAAACGCATGTATACCGCTAGCGGTCTCTTCATCTTCAATCTGGCTTTAGCAAATCTAATGCTAACTCTTCTCAACACGCCGTTTACACTG GCTCGCTTTGTGAGCAGCACTTGGGACTTCGGGAAGGCAATGTGTCATATCAGCAGCTTCACGCAGTACTGCTACCTCCACGTGTCCATCTTCACCCTCACTGCTATCATGATGGAAATATATCAG AGAATTATGCATCCACTGAAACTACACGCAACAGCAGCCCAAGGGATCATCTGCATCTCTTTCATCTGGATCATGGCTTCCTGCTTCTCTCTGCCCCACACCATTTATCAAAAGCTGGTGCATTTTGATCTTGG GCAAAACAACACCCGGCAGCTGTGCCTGCCAGACTTCCCTGCTCCCTCGGACCTCTACTGCAAGTACCTGGACTTGGTCACGTTCATCATACTGTACGTGGTGCCCCTGCTGGTGATCACCGTCGCCTACACCATAGTGAGAAAGAGGCTGTGGTGGCACAATGACGTCGAGGATGACACCTGCGAAATGTGGCGCCACGAGCAGAAGTCCGTGATGGCGCTCATGCTGGTGGTGCTGGTGTTTGCCGTCTGCTGGTTCCCCCTCAACTGCTTCTTGGTCCTCTCCTCCAGCAAGGTCATAAGTGTCAACAACACCCTCTACTCTGCCTTCCACTGGCTTGCCATGAGCAGCACCTGCTACAACCCTTTCATCTACTGCTGGCTCAACAACAAGTTCCGCACCGGGTTCAAGTCCCTGCTCCAGATCTGCGCCTGGGAGAGGGACCCTGGCCAGGTCGCCCTTCCCGTTGTGTCCCTGGAAGAAGGGAGAAGGATGGCATGGCCCGAGGCTGAAGGAAGGAGGATGTCTAACGTGGATCTGGGCAGACCTCACCCATCCACCTCCAGAATGATGTCCGAGGTCCACGGTTTGGGCATCGAAATGG GGAGGATTGGAGGAAGTTCCTCAGCTGAAACAGAGTAA